The proteins below come from a single Poecilia reticulata strain Guanapo linkage group LG5, Guppy_female_1.0+MT, whole genome shotgun sequence genomic window:
- the avil gene encoding advillin: MDYTFRAVTRSPGIIIWRVEKMELVQVPEKSFGNFFEGDCYVLLFTQKLKSSLSYNIHFWIGSESSQDEQGAAAVYTIQLDDFLGSSPIQYREVQHNESDTFKGYFKSGIIYKKGGIASGMRHTETNTYDIERLLHVKGKKRIIAKEVEMSWKSFNLGDVFLLDLGKTIVQWNGPKSNTQERLKGMMLAKDIRDRERGGRAEIRVIEGDAESSSPQNMEVMKNALGERPSDLPEGTPDDTVDQETKGKLTLYQVSDADGQMKVAEIATNPLVQDLLTHDDCFILDQGGSKIFVWKGKKANKAERQAAMSRALDFIKAKNYPITTNVESVNDGAESALFKQLFQKWTVKDQTQGLGKANTRGKIAHITQEKFDASLMHSMPEVAAQERMVDNGGGQVEVWRVENLELAPVDPKGYGYFYGGDCYLILYTYLVNNRKCYLLYMWQGRHATQDELAASAFQAVNLDQKYNDEPVQVRVTMGKEPRHFMAMFKGKMVIFDGGTSRNGNSEPEPPVRLFQVRGSDPSNTKTIEVSALATSLNSNDVFLLKSQTGIYLWCGKGSSGDERAMAKEVSSVVGLGSEKGFEEIVAEGQEPVEFWELLGGKAPYANSKRLQQVVLDHEPRLFECSNKTGRFIVSEVAQFTQDDLSEGDVMLLDTWDQLFLWIGKEANEVERKEAVVTSQEYLRTHPGDRDPDTPIVLIKQGFEPPTFTGWFAAWDPSKWSGGKSYEELKKELGEDLTPIVLQTEENAEAEKTFQPFPPDLLVNKQPNELPEGVDPSAKEKHLSDADFASVFGLSKDEFVSLPQWRQLNLKKEKGLF; this comes from the exons ATGGACTACACGTTCAGAGCAGTGACTCGCAGCCCAGGGATTATAATCTGGAGAGTTGAG AAAATGGAGCTGGTTCAAGTTCCTGAGAAGTCCTTTGGGAACTTTTTCGAGGGTGACTGCTATGTACTTCTGTTT ACGCAGAAGCTGAAAAGCTCTTTAAGTTACAACATCCACTTCTGGATCGGCTCAGAGTCCAGCCAGGATGAGCAGGGTGCAGCTGCTGTGTACACCATACAGCTGGATGATTTCCTAGGCTCCTCTCCAATTCAGTACAGAGAGGTTCAGCACAACGAGTCGGATACGTTCAAGGGATACTTCAAAAGTGGAATAAT CTATAAGAAAGGAGGCATTGCAAGCGGCATGCGGCACACTGAAACCAATACGTACGACATTGAGAGACTGCTTCAtgtgaaaggaaagaaaaggataATTGCCAAAGAG GTGGAGATGAGCTGGAAGAGCTTCAACCTTGGagatgtgtttttgttagaCCTTGGCAAGACCATCGTCCAGTGGAACGGTCCAAAGAGCAACACTCAGGAAAGGCTTAAG GGCATGATGCTGGCCAAAGACATCCGGGACAGAGAGCGAGGAGGCCGGGCGGAGATCAGAGTGATCGAGGGCGACGCAGAGAGCAGTTCTCCTCAGAACATGGAGGTCATGAAGAACGCTCTGGGTGAAAGACCCTCCGACCTGCCAGAAGGGACGCCCGATGACACTGTTGACCAGGAAACAAAGGGAAAGCTCACGCTTTACCA AGTGTCAGACGCAGATGGTCAGATGAAAGTAGCAGAGATCGCTACAAACCCTCTGGTTCAGGATCTGCTCACCCATGAC GATTGTTTCATCCTGGATCAAGGAGGCAGTAAGATCTTCGTCTGGAAAGGGAAGAAGGCAAACAAAGCTGAGAGACAGGCTGCCATGTCCAGAGCTTTG GACTTCATCAAAGCGAAAAACTACCCAATAACCACCAACGTGGAGTCAGTGAATGACGGGGCGGAGTCCGCTCTCTTCAAGCAGCTCTTCCAGAAGTGGACGGTGAAAGACCAGACGCAAGGCCTCGGAAAAGCAAACACGAGGGGCAAAATTG ctCACATCACACAAGAGAAGTTTGATGCCTCCCTGATGCACTCGATGCCGGAGGTCGCTGCTCAGGAGCGAATGGTGGACAATGGTGGAGGTCAAGTTGAA GTGTGGCGAGTGGAGAACCTGGAGCTGGCCCCGGTGGACCCTAAGGGGTACGGATACTTTTACGGAGGAGACTGCTACCTGATCCTGTACACTTACTTAGTCAACAACAGAAAGTGTTACCTGCTGTACATGTGGCAG GGGCGCCATGCCACACAGGATGAGCTGGCCGCTTCGGCGTTTCAGGCTGTGAACTTGGATCAGAAGTACAATGACGAGCCAGTCCAAGTGAGAGTGACAATGGGGAAGGAACCGAGACACTTCATGGCCATGTTCAAAGGGAAAATGGTCATCTTCGAC gGAGGCACATCCAGAAATGGGAACTCAGAGCCGGAGCCTCCAGTAAGGCTGTTCCAGGTTCGTGGTTCTGACCCGTCCAACACGAAAACCATTGAGGTTTCAGCCCTGGCCACCTCTCTGAACTCCAACGACGTGTTTCTGCTGAAGAGCCAAACAGGAATCTACCTGTGGTGTGGGAAG GGCTCAAGCGGAGACGAGAGAGCCATGGCAAAGGAGGTGAGCTCTGTGGTCGGCCTCGGCTCAGAGAAAGGTTTTGAAGAGATTGTGGCTGAGGGTCAAGAGCCTGTTGAATTCTGGGAGCTGCTTGGGGGGAAAGCTCCTTATGCAAATAGCAAAAG ATTGCAGCAGGTGGTTTTAGACCACGAGCCACGCCTGTTTGAGTGCTCCAACAAAACGGGGCGCTTCATCGTCAGTGAGGTGGCTCAGTTCACACAGGACGACCTCAGCGAGGGCGACGTCATGCTGCTGGACACCTGGGACCAG CTGTTTCTGTGGATTGGCAAAGAGGCGAATGAGGTGGAGCGTAAAGAAGCTGTGGTGACGAGCCAGGAGTATCTGCGAACTCACCCTGGCGACAGAGACCCGGACACGCCCATCGTCCTGATTAAGCAGGGCTTCGAGCCGCCCACCTTCACTGGCTGGTTTGCTGCCTGGGATCCCTCAAAGTGGAGC ggAGGGAAGAGCTATGAAGAACTGAAGAAAGAGCTGGGAGAAGACCTGACACCCATCGTTCTGCAAACT GAGGAAAATGCTGAGGCGGAGAAAACCTTTCAGCCTTTCCCACCCGACCTGTTGGTTAACAAGCAACCTAACGAGCTGCCTGAAGGGGTGGACCCGTCCGCGAAAGAG aagcaCCTGTCAGACGCCGACTTCGCCAGCGTATTTGGTTTGAGCAAAGACGAGTTTGTGAGCCTGCCGCAGTGGAGACAGCTGAACCTGAAGAAAGAGAAAGGCTTGTTTTGA
- the olfml3b gene encoding olfactomedin-like protein 3A — MAVAPPRQLSKTFQPTSGSLLVPSHSLTSSQVFAVAQRFLCCNKMRGFALLLALVYSATAQHQALIDYLERRLLAIEDRISLWQEQTTRYASELRELKQQMVSQLESLDKEKETLRTTLDGVGTRVDRVERELDYLETQNGAQPCVDVDDKLIEQQVTLVKEKQKGKYFKLTDCSDMISSIKAMKILKRVGGPKGMWTKDTGGASGKVYIFNGTAEDTINEFATVQDFTRSAGFSLSTDLKIPSSWKGTGHVVYNNHVYYVNQEEEIKVVKFDTKNKSITDSVVFPVQDHVPVYGLNPETVMDLAVDEEGLWAIYATRQNERHISMAKMDSKSLDVEQMWDTNCPRENAETAFIICGTLYVVYNTKQPGRSRVQCVFDVNDLVTNEEAPLVYFPKRYGFHASLKYNPQEQLLYAWDDGYQILYKLSMKKKLEI, encoded by the exons ATGGCAGTGGCTCCTCCCAGGCAGCTAAGTAAAACATTCCAGCCCACCTCTGGGAGTCTGCTGGTTCCCTCACACTCTCTGACGTCCAGTCAGGTTTTTGCTGTAGCTCAAAGGTTTCTGTGCTGCAACAAAATGAGAGGATTCGCGCTGTTGCTTGCTTTGGTTTACTCTGCTACTGCTCAGCACCAAGCTCTTATTGACTACTTGGAACGGAGGCTCCTTGCAATTGAG GACAGAATCTCTCTGTGGCAAGAGCAGACCACACGCTATGCCTCCGAGCTGCGGgagctgaagcagcagatgGTTTCTCAGCTGGAGAGTCTtgacaaagagaaagaaacccTGAGGACGACTCTGGACGGAGTGGGGACGCGGGTTGACCGGGTCGAACGGGAACTGGACTACCTGGAGACGCAGAACGGGGCTCAGCCGTGCGTGGACGTGGACGACAAGCTGATAGAGCAGCAGGTGACTCTGGTTAAGGAGAAGCAGAAGGGCAAATACTTCAAACTCACAG ACTGCAGTGATATGATCTCCAGCATTAAAGCCATGAAGATCCTGAAGAGGGTTGGAGGGCCAAAGGGGATGTGGACCAAAGACACGGGCGGAGCTTCTGGGAAGGTCTACATCTTCAATGGGACAGCCGAGGACACCATCAACGAGTTTGCCACGGTTCAGGACTTCACTCGCTCGGCGGGCTTTTCTCTGTCCACCGACCTGAAGATTCCCTCGTCCTGGAAGGGAACCGGACATGTGGTCTACAACAACCACGTGTATTACGTAAACCAGGAAGAGGAGATAAAGGTGGTCaaatttgacacaaaaaataagTCTATTACAGACAGCGTGGTCTTTCCAGTGCAGGATCATGTTCCTGTGTACGGCTTGAACCCGGAGACGGTGATGGACCTGGCTGTGGACGAGGAGGGCCTGTGGGCCATCTACGCCACAAGGCAGAACGAGAGGCACATCTCCATGGCTAAGATGGACAGCAAGTCCCTGGATGTCGAGCAGATGTGGGACACGAACTGCCCAAGGGAGAACGCAGAGACGGCCTTCATCATCTGCGGCACCCTGTATGTGGTGTATAACACCAAGCAGCCTGGCCGCTCGCGAGTGCAGTGTGTGTTTGACGTGAATGACCTGGTGACTAACGAGGAAGCGCCTCTGGTTTACTTTCCAAAGCGCTACGGCTTTCACGCCAGCCTGAAGTACAATCCTCAGGAGCAGCTGCTCTACGCCTGGGATGATGGCTACCAAATCCTCTACAAGCTGTCCATGAAGAAGAAGCTGGAAATCTGA
- the cdk2 gene encoding cyclin-dependent kinase 2, which produces MDTFQKVEKIGEGTYGVVYKAKNKVTGETVALKKIRLDTETEGVPSTAIREISLLKELSHPNIVKLRDVIHTENKLYLVFEFLHQDLKKFMDSSSVTGIPLPLVKSYLFQLLQGLAFCHSHRVLHRDLKPQNLLINAQGEIKLADFGLARAFGVPVRTYTHEVVTLWYRAPEILLGCKYYSTAVDIWSLGCIFAEMVTRRALFPGDSEIDQLFRIFRTLGTPDETVWPGVTSMPDYKPSFPKWARQDLAKVVPLLDEDGRELLAEMLNYDPNKRISAKNALVHRFFRDVSMPIPHLRL; this is translated from the exons ATGGATACGTTTCAAAAGGTGGAGAAAATAGGAGAAGGGACGTACGGAGTGGTTTACAAGGCCAAGAACAAAGTGACAGGAGAAACTGTTGCTCTGAAGAAAATCAGATTGGACAC GGAAACGGAGGGCGTTCCCAGCACAGCCATCCGAGAAATTTCCCTTCTTAAAGAACTCAGCCATCCAAATATTGTCAA GCTGCGAGATGTGATCCACACCGAGAACAAACTTTACCTCGTTTTTGAGTTCCTCCATCAAGATCTGAAGAAGTTCATGGACTCCTCCTCAGTCACTGGCATCCCGCTGCCTTTGGTTAAG AGCTATCTCTTCCAGCTGCTGCAAGGCCTGGCCTTCTGCCACTCTCACAGAGTTCTGCATCGAGACCTGAAGCCCCAGAACCTCCTCATCAACGCCCAAGGAGAGATCAAGCTGGCGGACTTCGGCCTCGCCAGAGCCTTCGGCGTTCCCGTTCGCACTTACACACACGAG gTCGTCACACTTTGGTACAGAGCGCCAGAAATTCTCCTGGGCTGCAAATATTACTCCACAGCTGTTGACATCTGGAGCCTGGGGTGCATCTTTGCAGAAATG GTCACCAGGAGGGCGTTGTTCCCCGGTGACTCGGAGATAGACCAGTTGTTCAGAATCTTCCGTACGTTGGGAACGCCAGATGAAACCGTGTGGCCCGGAGTCACATCGATGCCCGACTACAAGCCCTCCTTCCCCAAGTGGGCTCGGCAGGACTTGGCCAAGGTGGTGCCTCTTCTCGATGAGGACGGGAGAGAGCTGCTGGCA gaaatgcTGAACTATGACCCAAACAAGAGGATTTCTGCCAAAAATGCACTTGTACATCGGTTCTTCCGGGACGTCTCCATGCCAATTCCTCATCTCAGACTGTGA